From the Candidatus Zixiibacteriota bacterium genome, one window contains:
- a CDS encoding response regulator translates to MNDARANILIVDDDTHLLDLLVDTLVGIGYQATGVPGGIQALEKLKAETFDLMISDIKMPGLDGLGLLKKVRRYYPRLPVLFITGFATAEMIGRASADGFLAKPFRISHIEELIEDTLSGKLEKIATPLKRILVVDDDDTFRETLTSMLRAHDYIPVSASSAADALKELDNGDVDAVISDIRMPDTDGITLMQKIKQKNPEMPVILITGFMSTLEPGADSLSSTPDGFLQKPFKVEKIIKLLNELSTATTGSTG, encoded by the coding sequence ATGAACGATGCCCGCGCCAACATTCTTATCGTCGATGATGACACGCATTTGCTCGATCTGTTGGTCGACACACTGGTCGGCATCGGCTATCAGGCCACCGGCGTTCCGGGGGGTATCCAGGCGTTGGAAAAACTGAAAGCTGAGACGTTTGACCTGATGATTTCGGATATCAAGATGCCCGGCCTGGACGGGCTCGGTCTGCTCAAAAAGGTCCGTCGCTACTACCCCCGCTTGCCGGTCTTGTTCATCACCGGCTTCGCTACCGCCGAGATGATCGGGCGCGCTTCGGCTGACGGCTTCCTGGCCAAACCGTTCAGGATATCACATATCGAAGAGCTGATCGAAGACACGCTCTCAGGCAAGCTGGAGAAGATAGCTACCCCCCTCAAGCGTATCCTGGTGGTCGATGACGACGACACTTTCAGAGAAACCCTCACCTCGATGCTGCGCGCGCACGACTACATCCCCGTCTCGGCCTCCAGCGCCGCCGATGCGCTTAAGGAACTGGACAACGGGGATGTCGACGCCGTGATTTCCGATATCAGAATGCCGGACACCGACGGTATCACACTGATGCAGAAGATCAAACAGAAGAATCCGGAGATGCCGGTGATTCTCATCACGGGATTTATGTCGACCCTTGAGCCGGGCGCCGACTCTCTGTCGTCCACGCCCGACGGTTTTTTGCAGAAGCCGTTCAAAGTCGAGAAGATCATCAAACTGCTCAACGAACTCTCCACCGCAACTACCGGCAGCACCGGGTAG
- a CDS encoding glycosyltransferase family 4 protein has protein sequence MIRAAYDVTALGDSLHGGIAQVCYQTLLAADQHPDIAADGFYRANRPAENLKEEVPLRKLGLTTGWRVKPFDIVHGLCHRLPRLRGGRTVYTLHDVWSLYPNKYQSAGFQKKIGPRMRRELIAADCIITDSETTRDNLLNLDLVLPEKVHVSHLGVTMPATEVGIHPDTDITEAIGDRYVLFVGRLEYRKNLPHVIEAVREMPSMHLVLVGEPGFGYDEVKMHLAQMDSDRLHLFDQISDVQMADLYSNAVATLLPSWEEGFGLPILEAMSHGSPVITCDRSASAEVAGQAAVLVDPTDPAASRDAIIRMLDDSEFRSMLIAAGRERAAGFTWVLYFERVVEVYESIL, from the coding sequence ATGATCCGCGCCGCTTACGATGTCACCGCCCTGGGCGACTCGCTGCACGGTGGGATCGCGCAGGTGTGCTATCAAACACTCCTGGCCGCCGACCAACATCCCGACATAGCAGCCGATGGTTTCTATCGAGCTAATCGACCGGCCGAGAACCTCAAGGAGGAAGTGCCCCTGCGTAAGTTGGGGCTAACCACCGGCTGGCGAGTGAAACCGTTTGACATTGTGCATGGTCTCTGTCATCGTCTGCCGCGGCTGCGCGGTGGTCGCACCGTGTACACTCTTCACGACGTCTGGAGTTTGTATCCCAACAAGTACCAAAGCGCAGGATTCCAGAAGAAGATAGGTCCTCGCATGCGGCGTGAATTGATCGCCGCCGATTGCATCATCACCGACAGTGAAACGACACGCGACAATTTGCTCAACCTCGATTTGGTACTACCGGAGAAGGTCCATGTCTCGCATCTCGGTGTCACTATGCCCGCAACGGAGGTAGGTATCCACCCGGACACAGACATTACAGAAGCGATAGGCGACCGGTATGTACTCTTTGTTGGACGGCTGGAATATCGCAAGAACCTGCCGCACGTGATTGAGGCGGTGCGCGAGATGCCGTCGATGCATCTCGTGCTGGTCGGGGAACCCGGTTTTGGCTACGACGAAGTAAAGATGCATCTTGCCCAAATGGACAGTGATCGGTTACACCTGTTCGACCAAATATCTGATGTGCAGATGGCCGATCTATATTCGAACGCCGTCGCGACGCTGTTACCGTCGTGGGAGGAGGGGTTCGGGCTGCCGATTTTGGAAGCGATGAGTCATGGGTCGCCGGTGATAACATGCGACCGATCCGCCTCGGCGGAAGTGGCCGGACAAGCCGCGGTATTGGTCGACCCGACCGACCCGGCGGCCAGCCGTGATGCGATCATCCGCATGCTCGATGACTCCGAGTTCCGCTCGATGCTGATTGCCGCTGGGCGCGAACGGGCTGCTGGGTTCACATGGGTGCTTTACTTCGAGCGGGTGGTTGAGGTGTATGAGTCGATCTTGTAG
- a CDS encoding BlaI/MecI/CopY family transcriptional regulator encodes MARKKAPTLTEAELKIMSLVWEQGEATVSGVIQAMPKEKRPAYNTVLTIMRILETKGYLRHVKEGRAHVYRPIVSQNQARSKAVRHIVASFFDNSPEQLLLSILENEKLSPAEIARLQQMIASNKQA; translated from the coding sequence ATGGCTCGAAAAAAGGCGCCCACCCTGACCGAAGCAGAACTCAAGATAATGAGTCTGGTCTGGGAACAGGGAGAGGCAACAGTGTCCGGCGTGATCCAGGCAATGCCCAAAGAAAAACGGCCGGCCTACAACACCGTGTTGACCATCATGCGAATCCTCGAAACCAAGGGCTACCTGCGCCATGTCAAAGAAGGCCGCGCCCATGTGTATCGTCCCATCGTGTCGCAAAACCAGGCTCGCAGCAAGGCGGTGCGGCACATAGTAGCGAGTTTTTTCGATAATTCTCCGGAGCAGCTTCTGTTGAGTATTCTTGAGAATGAGAAACTGAGTCCCGCTGAAATCGCGAGGCTTCAGCAAATGATAGCATCAAACAAGCAGGCATAA
- a CDS encoding FAD-binding oxidoreductase, with product MTELREFVSIAQSEFDYDRLTWQKQIPTFHPETAQEAARFMALANQHRQRLFIVGFSNIITPEGPSFDEFVAIKSDRLNNLIEINGKDLFVTVGSGYPLREINRHLTEHNLFVPHSDLPYVGSVGGALAVGLTAEMHGHEVPLSRYFLKAEIVTPEGEIITPGSVCFKSVSGYDIVKIYSGSWGLLGFIVSASLRVMPDTGREDYATMQQNSVDRAGLIKDLDESNTDPDAIYSRKIKTKFDPNNVLPLV from the coding sequence ATGACAGAGTTGCGCGAATTTGTGTCCATAGCACAATCCGAGTTTGATTACGACAGGCTGACCTGGCAGAAACAGATACCTACCTTTCATCCTGAGACGGCTCAAGAAGCCGCTCGGTTCATGGCCCTGGCCAATCAGCATCGGCAACGACTGTTCATCGTCGGTTTCAGCAACATCATCACGCCGGAGGGACCGTCTTTTGATGAGTTCGTCGCCATCAAGAGTGACCGCCTGAACAATCTGATCGAGATAAACGGAAAGGATTTGTTCGTCACGGTCGGGAGCGGATACCCGTTGCGCGAAATCAACCGCCATTTGACGGAGCACAATCTTTTCGTGCCCCATTCGGACCTGCCGTATGTCGGCTCGGTCGGTGGTGCGCTGGCCGTGGGGTTAACGGCTGAGATGCATGGACACGAGGTGCCGCTGAGTCGTTATTTTCTGAAAGCCGAAATCGTAACTCCGGAAGGCGAGATCATTACGCCCGGATCAGTCTGTTTCAAGTCGGTCTCGGGATATGACATCGTGAAAATCTACTCTGGCTCATGGGGACTGCTGGGGTTTATTGTCAGTGCGTCGCTTCGGGTAATGCCGGATACAGGCCGTGAAGATTATGCCACCATGCAACAGAATTCGGTGGACCGGGCCGGTCTGATCAAGGACCTTGATGAGAGCAATACTGATCCGGATGCGATCTACTCACGGAAGATCAAAACCAAGTTTGATCCCAACAACGTCCTGCCGTTGGTTTGA